A stretch of DNA from Cherax quadricarinatus isolate ZL_2023a unplaced genomic scaffold, ASM3850222v1 Contig48, whole genome shotgun sequence:
tgttgtgcacagtgttcttgcttgtaacgctggtgatgttgtgcacagtgtTTTTGCTTGTAGCACTGATGATGTTGtggacagtgttcttgcttgtaacgctGGTGATGTTgcgcacagtgttcttgcttgtaacactggtgatgttgtgcacacagtgttcttgcttgtaacactggtgatgttgtgtacacagtgttcttgcttgtaacactggtgatgttgtgcacacagtgttcttgcttgtaacactggtgacgttgtgcacacagtgttcttgcttgcaacactggtgatgttgtgcacacagtgttcttgcttgtaacactggtgatgttttgtacggtgttcttgcttgtaacactggtgatgttgtgcacacagtgttcttgcttgtaacactggtgacgttgtgcacacagtgttcttgcttgcaacactggtgatgttgtgcacacattgttcttgcttgtaacactggtgatgttgtggacagtgttcttgcttgtaacactggtgatgttgtgcacacagtgttcttgcttgtaacactggtgatgttgtgcacagtgttcttgcttctaacactggtgatgttgtgcacacattgttcttgcttgtaacactggtgatgttgtggacagtgttcttgcttgtaacactggtgatgttgtgcacacagtgttcttgcttgtaacactggtgatgttgtggacagtgttcttgcttgtaacactgctgatgttgtgcacagtgttcttcctagtaacactggtgatgttgtgcacacagtgttcttgcttctaacactggtgatgttgtgcacacagtgttcttgcttgtaacactggtgatgttgtggacagtgttcttgcttgtaacactgctgatgttgtgcacagtgttcttcctagtaacactggtgatgttgtgcacacagtgttcttgcttgtaacaatggtgatgttgtgcagtgttcttgcttgtaacactggtgatgttgtgcagtgttcttgcttgttacactggtgatgttgtgcacacagtgttcttgcttgtaacaatggtgatgttgtgcacacagtgttcttgcatgtaacactagtgatgttctgcacacagtgttcttgcttgtaacacttgtgatgttgtgcacacagtgttcttgcttgtaacactgctgatgttgtgcacagtgttcttcctagtaacactggtgatgttgtgcacacagtgttcttgcttgtaacactggtgatgttctcagtgttcttgcttgtaacactggtgatgttctcagtgttcttgcttgtaacactggttatgttgtgcacacagtgttcttgcttataacactgttgttgttgtgcacagtgttcttgcttgtaacgctggtgatgttgttcacagtgttcttgcttgtaacgctggtgatgttgtgcacagtgtttttgcttgtaacactggtgatgttgtggacagtgttcttgcttgtaacgctggtgatgttgtggacagtgttcttgcttgtaacactggtgatgttgtggacAGTGTTCTTCCTTGTAACGCTGGTGATGTTGtggacagtgttcttgcttgtaacgctggtgatgttgtgcacacagtgttcttgcttgtaacactggtgatgttgtgtacacagtgttcttgcttgtaacactggtgatgttgtgcacacagtgttcttgcttgtaacactggtgacgttgtgcacacagtgttcttgcttgcaacactggtgatgttgtgcacacagtgttcttgcttgtaacactggtgatgttttgtaccgtgttcttgcttgtaacactgctgatgttgtgcacacagtgttcttgcttgtaacactggtgatgttgtgcacacagtgttcttgcttgtaacactggtgatgttgtgcacacagggTTCTtggatgtaacactagtgatgttgtgcacacagtgttcttacttgtaacactggtgatgttgtgcacacagtgttcttgcttgtaacactgctgatgttgtgcacacagtgttcttgcttgtaacactggtgttgttgtgcacagtgttcttcctagtaacactggtgatgttgtgcacacagtgttcttgcttgtaacattggtgatgttgtgcacagtgttcttgcttgtaacactggtgatgttgtgcacacagtgttcttgcttgtaacattggtgatgttgtgcaccGTGTTCTTcctagtaacactggtgatgttgtgcacacagtgttcttgcttgtaacattggtgatgttgtgcacagtgttcttgcttgtaacgctggtgatgttgtgcacacagtgttcttgcttgtaacactggtgatgctgtgcatacagtgttcttgcttgtaacactggtgatgttgtgcacagtgttcttgcttgtaacactggtgatgttgtgcacagtgttcttgcttgtaacgctggtgatgttgtgcacagtgttcttgcttgtaacactggtgatgttgtggacagtgttcttgcttgtaacactggtgatgttgtggacagtgttcttgcttgtaacactggtgatgttgtgcacagtgttcttgcttgtaacgctggtgatgttgtgcacagtgtTTTTGCTTGTAGCACTGATGATGTTGtggacagtgttcttgcttgtaacgctGGTGATGTTgcgcacagtgttcttgcttgtaacactggtgatgttgtggacagtgttcttgcttgtaacactggtgatgttgtggacagtgttcttgcttgtaacactggtgatgttgtgcacagtgttcttgcttgtaacgctggtgatgttgtgcacagtgtTTTTGCTTGTAGCACTGATGATGTTGtggacagtgttcttgcttgtaacgctGGTGATGTTgcgcacagtgttcttgcttgtaacactggtgatgttgtgcacacagtgttcttgcttgtaacactggtgatgttgtgcacacagtgttcttgcttgtaacactggtgacgttgtgcacacagtgttcttgcttgcaacactggtgatgttgtgcacacagtgttcttgcttgtaacactggtgatgttttgtacggtgttcttgcttgtaacactggtgatgttgtgcacacagtgttcttgcttgtaacactggtgacgttgtgcacacagtgttcttgcttgcaacactggtgatgttgtgcacacagtgttcttgcttgtaacactggtgatgttttgtacggtgttcttgcttgtaacactgctgatgttgtgcacacagtgttcttgcttgtaacactggtgatgttgtgcacacagtgttcttgcttgtaacactggtgatgttttgtacggtgttcttgcttgtaacactgctgatgttgtgcacacagtgttcttgcttgtaacgctggtgatgttgtgcacacagtgttcttgcttgtaacactggtgatgttgtgtacacagtgttcttgcttgtaacactggtgatgttgtgcacacagtgttcttgcttgtaacactggtgacgttgtgcacacagtgttcttgcttgcaacactggtgatgttgtgcacacagtgttcttgcttgtaacactggtgatgttgtgcacacagtgttcttgcttgtaacactggtgatgttgtgcacacagtgttcttgcttgtaacactgctgatgttgtgcacacagtgttcttgcatgtaacactagtgatgttgtgcacacagtgttcttacttgtaacactggtgatgttgtgcacacagtgttcttgcttgtaacactggtgatgttgtgcacacagtgttcttgcttgtaacactggtgatgttgtgcacacagtgttcttgcttgtaacactggtgatgttgtgcacacagtgttcttgcttgtaacactgctgatgttgtgcacacagtgttcttgcttgtaacactggtgatgttgtgcacacagtgttcttgcttgtaacactggtgatgttgtgcacacagtgttcttgcttgtaacactggtgatgttgtgcacagagTGTTCTTGCATGTAACACtagtgatgttgtgcacacagtgttcttacttgtaacactggtgatgttgtgcacacagtgttcttgcttgtaacactggtgatgttgtgcacacagtgttcttgcatgtaacactagtgatgttgtgcacacagtgttcttgcttgtaacactggtgatgttttgtacggtgttcttgcttgtaacactgctgatgttgtgcacacagtgttcttgcttgtaacactggtgatgttatgcacacagtgttcttgcttgtaacactggtgatgttgtgcacacagtgttcttgcatgtaacactagtgatgttgtgcacacagtgttcttacttgtaacactggtgatgttgtgcacacagtgttcttgcttgtaacactggtgatgttgtgcacagtgttcttgcttgtaacactggtgttgttgtgcacagtgttcttcctagtaacactggtgatgttgtgcacacagtgttcttgcttgtaacattggtgatgttgtgcacagtgttcttgcttgtaacactggtgatgttgtgcacacagtgttcttgcttgtaacactggtgatgttgtgcaccgTGTTCTTcctagtaacactggtgatgttgtgcacacagtgttcttgcttgtaacattggtgatgttgtgcacacagtgttcttgcttgtaacattggtgatgttgtgcacacagtgttcttgcttgtaacactggtgatgttgtgcacacagtgttcttgcttgtaacattggtgatgttgtgcaccGTGTTCTTcctagtaacactggtgatgttgtgcacacagtgttcttgcttgtaacattggtgatgttgtgcacagtgttcttgcttgtaacgctggtgatgttgtgcacacagtgttcttgcttgtaacactggtgatgctgtgcatacagtgttcttgcttgtaacactggtgatgttgtgcacagtgttcttgcttgtaacactggtgatgttgtgcacagtgttcttgcttgtaacgctggtgatgttgtgcacagtgttcttgcttgtaacactggtgatgttgtggacagtgttcttgcttgtaacactggtgatgttgtgcacagtgttcttgcttgtaacgctggtgatgttgttcacagtgttcttgcttgtaacgctggtgatgttgtgcacagtgtTTTTGCTTGTAGCACTGATGATGTTGtggacagtgttcttgcttgtaacactggtgatgttgtgcacagtgttcttgcttgtaacactggtgatgttgtgcacacagtgttcttgcttgtaacactggtgatgttgtgcacacagtgttcttgcttgtaacactggtgatgttgtgcacacagtgttcttgcttgtaacactggtgatgctgtgcatacagtgttcttgcttgtaacactggtgatgttgtgcacagtgttcttgcttgtaacactggtgatgttgtgcacacagtgttcttgcttgtaacactggtgatgttgtgcacacagtgttcttgcttgtaacactggtgatgttgtgcacacagtgttcttgcttgtaacactggtgatgctgtgcatacagtgttcttgcttgtaacactggtgatgttgtgcacacagtgttgttgcttgtaACGCTTacgatgttgtgcacacagtgttcttgcttgtaacacttacgatgttgtgcacacagtgttcttgcttgtaacacttgtgatgttgtgcacacagtgttcttgcttgtagcacttgtgatgttgtgcacacagtgttcttgcttgtaacactggtgatgctatgcacagtgttcttgcttgtaacactggtgatgttgttcacacagtgttcttgcttgcaaCACTGGTGATATTGTGCACagagtgttcttgcttgtaacacttacgaatttgtgcacacagtgttcatgcttgtaacactggtgatgttgtgcacacagtgttcttgcttgtaacacttgtgatgttgtgcacacagtgttcttgcttgtaacactggtgacgttgtgcacacagtgttcttgcttataacactggtgatgttgtgcacacagtgttcttgcttgtaacactgctgatgttgtgcacacagtgttcttgcttgtaacactggtgatgttgtgcaccgTGTTCTTcctagtaacactggtgatgttgtgcacacagtgttcttgcttgtaacactggtgatgttgtgcacagtgttcttgcttgtaacgctGGTGATGTTGTGATCTGGTCACTTTAAAGCTTACCCCAGGTGAATTGGTCACCTTAAAGCTTAACCCAGGTGATCTGGTCACCTTAAAGCTTAACCCAGGTGAACTGGTCTCCTTAAAGCTTATCCCAGGTGACCTGGTCACCTTATAGCTTATCCCTGGTGATCTGGTGACCTTAAAGCTTACCCCTGGTGATCTGGTTATATTAAAGCTTACCCCAGGTGAACTGGTCACCTTAAAACTTACCTCAGGTGATTTGGTCATATTAAAGCTTATCGTAGGTGATCTGTTCACCTTAAAGCTTACCCCACGTGATATGGTGACCTTAAAGCTTACCTCAGGTGATCTGGTCACCTTAAAGCTTACCGCACGTGATTTGGTTACCTTAAAGCTTACCCCAGAAGATTTTTTCACCTTAAGGCTTCCCCAATGTGATCTGGTCACCTTACATCCTACCCCTGGTTACCTTGTTACTCTATAACCTACCCCAGCTGTCCTGGTCACCTTAAAGCCCACCCTAGGTGACCTGGTCACCTTAAAACGTACTCCAGGTGACCTAGTCACCTTCTAGCTTACCTCAACGAGCCTCTGACCTTACAGCCAAGTTACCTGATGATCTAAATACCTGCAGGTCGGCCGGCACCAGAGGTCACCTGGTGGAGAGGGTCACGACTCCTGGCCAACCGCAGCATCACCCTGGGTCACCAGGAGGAGCCGCCAACGCCACACGCCATGAATCACGCCCTAGTAGGCGTCGGAGTCGGCGTGCGGCAGGTAAGGACGGAGGTGAACATCCCCGCCCTTACTAGGGACTACATCCACGCCAACCTTACCTGCCGCgctaccaacaacaacataacagaaCCTCTCTCTACTACCATGGCTCTACTGCTCTACCGTgagtataatgtgtgtgtgtgtgtgtgtgtgtgtgtgtgtgtgtgtgtgtgtgtacagagaaactttgctctgctcgagtgagctcttcttgccacctcaccaagtgtgtccaccattgctctgttactctcttcatattcgtctcttggcctcctgcagttctgtggtggattatacatcactgcaatgaccaccttgtgctcctcagaccgaagtgtacctactatgtagtccctctcTCCAGTcccgtctatgcctcccattttctcaaatttccataggttttttacgagcagtgcaacccctcctccccctttgccccttctatctttcctcatgatttgatatcctggtgggaagattgcatctgttattgtctcagtgagttttgtttctgtaactgctatgatatctggggacttctcattgattctttcttgccactcctcatatttattcgttaatccatccgcatttgtgtaccaaaccttcaacttctgttctaatactgaaACTGTGGTCCTGTGTGAATATTATTGTTGGGAGAGCGGGAGCcatggtgggggcctgtggggttTGCAGTTGGGGTGGAGGAagagttcccatagggggttgctgtaggggtagggttcgtggtgcggggggtgaGGTCAGAGGGATCcgtgtgtgattgttggtttagattggtcagttgccttgggggtgtcgtggttggagtccttctgctggTGTTTCTGTGGGGTgtgcttgcccttccacctgtgcctgTTTTATTCTGCTCTTCattgtcatttcctcccattcctcctttcgtttttacactctctctttcagtatcatcctttcctcctgtgttctgtctcgatcaaggtacacactcatgaactcctgtttgtctctcagccgtgctttctcctgcaggatcatggttcgagttgattctgcttgaaaattactttgagaggccgtttccttttctt
This window harbors:
- the LOC138851166 gene encoding synaptogenesis protein syg-2-like, which gives rise to MVTLKLTSGDLVTLKLTARRPAPEVTWWRGSRLLANRSITLGHQEEPPTPHAMNHALVGVGVGVRQVRTEVNIPALTRDYIHANLTCRATNNNITEPLSTTMALLLYLRPTSVSISEPASPLVEGQEARLECVALGAYPAADLSWSLTPTHATSPITLPSASRHLGQKTSSLARVTPTADDHLATLTCSAHNPNITGRPITTSILLHVVCEY